Proteins from a single region of Plasmodium gaboni strain SY75 chromosome 2, whole genome shotgun sequence:
- a CDS encoding hypothetical protein (conserved Plasmodium protein, unknown function) → MLQYMRERKKYGKHIPKSLSSKINKRKLIQKNICTNYKTIKIIDIYKNLPYNQLNNGRTKIKEIILANDVLVVLLLSGISRAYNMINGEFLCEINPNNFSVVHTIVYNSYNNTLIIAYASFPAHLQCKVIDCNDLKHGITNSSKLGKLFERVILSHPAFFEFCETNGRIGAANLNTNSYTFWNMETYEPVFEIEEEFQEIRVSDGLVAMFKQPVNNTIPLALFDIQNGERLVETVISILPRREMQFLELLVSKLLIKQEGSSLRIYDLLKKTRQKVKNTYTFQPTAFVFYDHPSPINGKVYNNEISKKFFTISNNLIEFWELDSFMLRKMYTIYVPGLRDPDLCNHSMMAEILCIYSSNAFEKIRKYENLFTYVDYGNLKESELYKKRNEEETSLLYKKRILSNNIQDKKLKSDIKKEQFNYGALLFFSLNDGEFLNYISENICGNSVEVLASNSSMTTLVCGDDKGFIRILRNNPKYDDFEIKNTQMIRDVDKKYCTKLFNNKMIKIDERRRNSYQTKRKKSFEKQQDLLKKAKMENFSDH, encoded by the exons ATGTTACAATACATGAGagaaaggaaaaaatatggaaagCATATACCAAAAAGTTTATCAtcaaaaattaataaaagaaaattaatacaaaaaaatatatgtacaaattataaaactataaaaataattgatatttataaaaatttacCATATAATCAATTAAATAATGGAAGAACcaaaattaaagaaattatattaGCTAATGATGTTCTTGTTGTTTTGTTACTATCTGGAATTTCAAGAGCTTATAATATGATCAATGGAGAATTCTTATGTGAAATAAATccaaataatttttctgTTGTACATACGATTGTCTataattcttataataatactttGATTATTGCATATGCCTCTTTTCCTGCACATCTGCAGTGTAAAGTTATTGATTGTAAT GATTTAAAACATGGGATAACTAATTCTTCGAAACTTGGTAAATTATTTG AAAGGGTCATATTAAGTCATCCAGCGTTTTTTGAATTTTGCG aaaCTAATGGTAGAATAGGTGCTGCAAATTTAAATACAAATTCATACACCTTCTGGAATATGGAGACATATGAACCTGTATTTGAAATAGAGGAAGAATTTCAAGAAATAAG AGTATCTGATGGATTGGTAGCTATGTTTAAACAACCCGTAAATAATACAATTCCTCTAGCTTTATTCGATATACAAAATGGAGAAAGACTT GTCGAAACGGTTATTTCCATTTTGCCCAGGAGGGAAATGCAGTTTTTGGAACTCCTTGTGTCGAAATTATtg ATAAAGCAAGAAGGTTCTTCCCTTAGAATTTATGATTTACTAAAAAAGACAAGACAGAAAGTGAAGAATACTTATACTTTTCAACCCACTGCTTTTGTATTTTATGAT CATCCTTCTCCAATAAATGGAAAAGTGTACAACAATGAA ataagcaaaaaattttttacCATATCAAACAACTTGATAGAGTTTTGGGAGTTAGATTCCTTCATGTTGAGGAAGATGTACACTATATATGTACCAG GTTTAAGAGACCCTGATTTATGTAACCACAGTATGATGGCCGAGATTTTATGCATTTATAGTTCTAACGCTTTTGAGAAGATAAGAAAATATGAGAATTTATTCACTTATGTTGATTACGgtaatttaaaagaaagtgaattatataaaaagaggaatgaagaagaaaccagtttattatataagaaaagaatattaAGTAATAACATTCAAGATAAGAAATTAAAGTCTGACATTAAAAAAGAACAGTTTAATTATGGGgctttattatttttttctttaaatgatggtgaatttttaaattatatttctGAAAATATATGTGGTAATTCAGTAGAAGTACTTGCTTCGAATAGTTCCATGACC ACCCTAGTGTGCGGAGATGATAAGGGTTTTATTCGCATTTTAAGAAATAACCCAAAATATGATGATTTTGAAATAAAGAATACACAGATGATTCGA GACGTTGATAAGAAATACTGCACTAAACTATTTAATAACAAAATGATTAAGATAGACGaaagaagaagaaattCATACCAAAcgaaaagaaaaaagagTTTCGAGAAACAACAGGATTTGTTAAAGAAGGCAAAAATGGAGAACTTTTCTGATCATTAA
- a CDS encoding putative 5'-3' exonuclease, N-terminal resolvase-like domain, with the protein MNKSIYIILLCVKYFLIYSKAYKKKNNNDVINIQRTKKNDLFFIKSSVKDLGASKFIHTRKSVNKRYIQDNEYIKEIDNDIEKKKKKTTSKRNNKSSKQNNDDYETFLIVDGSSILFKNFFGMPFLKNDNDVNLSTIYGFIQSLNKIYNLFLPTYIAIVFDSKTSNNDKKKIYANYKIFRRKNPDELYEQLKIVSNFCDTIGIKTISSTNIESDNYIAQIVDNINNTLKEKKQNDSSLANDHKEKEPPAMYTYMKNDIYDNLESNGTNNTFNKETNNINDNTNDNNMNDNEHHNINDDMHYNIDDNEFHNMNDDIPYDLNDDDHYNINDDVYNNFYDNIYAEENVSYHENILTNNIDKNKKFRVIVVSSDKDLLQLLEYNNETYNMDISICQPNKKYRLVNANLFYEEHEILPSQYSDYLILAGDKTDGISGVPYIGDKTSKCLLKEYHNIENILKNLHKLPSKLHHIFLNNIDNINTFRKLIKLKCETNQSLVFDDYKQKRIKNFEQFRNFADKYSLHKLLKKSVIVNYHD; encoded by the coding sequence atgaataaaagtatttatataatacttCTTTGTGtgaaatattttctaatatatagtaaagcatataaaaaaaaaaataataatgatgttataaatattcaaagaacgaaaaaaaatgatttattttttataaaatcatCTGTAAAAGATTTAGGTGCAAGTAAATTTATACATACAAGAAAAAGTGTTAACAAAAGATATATTCAGGATAATGagtatataaaagaaatagataatgatatagaaaaaaaaaaaaaaaaaactacATCTAAACGTAACAATAAAAGTAGtaaacaaaataatgatgattATGAAACGTTTTTAATAGTTGATGGAtcatctatattatttaaaaatttttttggtatgccatttttaaaaaatgataatgatgTAAATTTAAGTACTATATATGGATTTATACAatcattaaataaaatatataatttatttttaccCACATATATAGCTATCGTATTTGATTCTAAGACATCTAATAatgataagaaaaaaatatatgcaaattataaaatatttagaCGGAAAAACCCTGATGAATTATATGAACAACTAAAAATTGTAAGTAACTTTTGTGATACTATAGGAATTAAAACTATTAGCTCAACCAATATTGAGAGTGATAATTATATAGCACAAATtgttgataatattaataatacattaaaagaaaaaaaacaaaacgATAGTTCCTTGGCCAACGATCACAAAGAAAAAGAACCTCCTGCAATGTATACCTATATgaaaaatgatatatatgataatttagAGAGTAATGGAACGaataatacatttaataaGGAGAccaataatataaatgataacACAAATGATAACAACATGAATGACAATGAACAccataatattaatgatgatatgcattataatattgatGACAATGAATTCCATAACATGAATGATGATATTCCTTATGACCTAAACGATGATGATCACTATAACATAAATGACgatgtatataataatttttatgataatatatatgctGAAGAAAATGTATCATACcatgaaaatattttaacaaataatatagataaaaacaaaaaatttcGAGTTATTGTTGTTTCAAGTGATAAGGATCTATTACAATTAttagaatataataatgagaCATATAATATGGATATATCCATATGTCAAccaaataaaaaatatcgTTTAGTAAATGcaaatttattttatgaagAACATGAAATATTACCCTCTCAATATAGTGATTATTTAATTCTAGCAGGAGATAAAACAGATGGGATATCAGGAGTACCTTATATAGGGGACAAAACTAGTAAATGcttattaaaagaatatcataatattgaaaacatattaaaaaatttacataaACTTCCTAGTAAATTACatcatatatttcttaataatatagacaatattaatacatttaGAAAACTTATAAAACTAAAATGTGAAACTAATCAATCTTTGGTTTTTGATGattataaacaaaaaagaataaaaaattttgagCAATTCAGAAATTTCGCTGATAAGTATTCCTTACATAAgttgttaaaaaaaagtgtTATAGTTAATTATCatgattaa
- a CDS encoding hypothetical protein (conserved Plasmodium protein, unknown function), translated as MSTTDELNLLIQNLQKCNNANECINFDLASTIQGFLNCLDKNVLENIDKGLGENEYEKEVVDSFTSAAIFVENCVKIFSQKIEHLHNLAHNTLYNIYKENKHNSSSKKNQLIISDEEEYLYINEIKNMKNIQHENDTIEDDILIKSIPFPTFLFSDNIKKTKDINEDKRKTDLNKNNEDKEKDNINKDNNIDPINEFEITENNSVNTLNFEKIYLENDGILLLDINDYNIFIDDPYNYSIENKNSTILFEKYDFFSRHSTYLSSNTLSKYVVENKNMDHIYKLYNHITDIINKNICFDIFLFKQDFFDYDFSLGILKNKKSILKKFKQQQKKLHLLEENKHMENHINNNYHLYKCDINRPLPHYYMLHCYNIKNYQDFFRYMQPNYILEIIKRDIIKQIIYNINQQQTEILNEPHVINNNNNNNTPHNIDKNNNDHKDNNMDHPQYEDNTQYYANPFYDYNIFDNIFQFDHMINYDPYFYKNLNLHHNVNINNLDKNTNKNQTNDDKNIINNLYTNDIKETEKNVLMSSNINNFSNDQKLFNQIKIPELYIQKLGLNFSYYHLEPLIYNFIKTLKKKNDIEKFFSVNLFDDKPIYEFDILRDDEYDEQINDDNKNYMDQNNNFDNFTEKNILNDEINNIPIGIFENDHLDNTFNMNEDQELQDRVSKWNAFIEEKLEMLKRQPKYDVDLYKKNIINYTINNGDNISFTKLIKNKDKFEISRNFLTTLMLINTDILNIKKINKHKKSNNVSNYEIHIKKENLQQYLTISNKIQNKSILITEKKRKTNKGNLTNGMNDSLKKKQKI; from the exons atgtcTACGACGGATGAATTAAACCTGTTAATACAGAATTTAcaaaaatgtaataatgCGAATGAATGCATAAACTTCGATTTGGCTAGCACTATACAAGGTTTTTTAAATTGTTTAGATAAGAATGTACtagaaaatatagataaagGTCTAGGTGAAAATGAATATGAAAAAGAGGTAGTAGATAGTTTTACCTCAGCAGCTATATTTGTTGAGAATTgtgtaaaaatatttagTCAAAAAATTGAGCATTTACATAATTTAGCACataatacattatataatatatataaagaaaataaacataactcatcatcaaaaaaaaaccaGTTGATAATATCTGATGAAGaagaatatttatatattaatgaaataaagaatatgaaaaatatacaaCATGAGAATGATACAATTGAAGAtgatattttaattaaatcCATACCCTTTCCaacttttcttttttctgataatattaaaaaaactaaagatataaatgaagataaaagaaaaacagatttaaacaaaaataatgaagataaagaaaaagataatataaataaagataataatatagatcCTATAAATGAATTTGAAATTACAGAAAATAATTCTGTAAACACATtaaattttgaaaaaatatatcttgAAAATGATGGTATCTTATTATtagatataaatgattataatatatttatagatgatccttataattattctatagaaaataaaaatagtaCTATCctatttgaaaaatatgattttttttctaGACATTCAACATATTTATCATCAAATACATTAAGCAAATATGTTgtagaaaataaaaatatggatcatatatataaattatataatcatataacagatataataaataaaaatatatgttttgATATCTTCTTATTTAAACAAGATTTTTTTGATTATGATTTCTCTTTAggtatattaaaaaataaaaaatctattctaaaaaaatttaagcaacaacaaaaaaaattacatcttttagaagaaaataaacATATGGAAAATCATATTAAcaataattatcatttatacAAATGTGATATAAATAGACCATTACctcattattatatgttacactgttataatataaaaaattatcaaGACTTCTTTAGATATATGCAACCAAATTATATACTTGAAATAATTAAACGGGACATaattaaacaaataatatataacataaatCAACAACAAACGGAAATACTAAATGAACCACATgtaattaataataataataataataatacacCACATAATATCGACAAAAACAATAATGATCATAAAGACAATAATATGGATCATCCACAATATGAAGATAATACACAATATTATGCTAATCCAttttatgattataatatttttgataatatattccAGTTTGATCATATGATAAATTATGatccatatttttataaaaatctTAATTTACACCAcaatgtaaatataaataaccTTGATAAAAAcacaaataaaaatcaaaCCAATGATgacaaaaatattataaacaaTCTATATACAAACGATATAAAAGaaacagaaaaaaatgttCTTATGTCTTCAAATATTAACAATTTCTCAAATGAtcaaaaattatttaatcaaataaaaattccagaattatatattcaaaaattAGGGTTGAATTTTTCATACTATCATTTAGAACCATTAATATacaattttataaaaacacttaaaaaaaaaaatgacattgaaaaatttttttctgtGAACCTTTTTGATGACAAGCCTATATATGAATTTGATATTTTAAGAGACGATGAGTATGatgaacaaataaatgatgataataaaaattatatggACCAAAATAATAACTTTGATAATTTCacagaaaaaaatatattaaatgatgaaattaataatataccTATAGGTATTTTTGAAAACGACCATCTCGACAATACttttaatatgaatgaaGACCAGGAGTTACAAGACAg AGTCAGCAAGTGGAATGCTTTTATTGAGGAAAAATTAGAAATGTTGAAAAGGCAACCAAAATATGATGTGGAtctttataaaaagaatattattaactatacaataaataacggtgataatatatcatttacTAAACTTATTAAGAATAAAGACAAATTTGAAATATCAAGAAATTTTCTAACAACACTCATGTTAATTAATACagatatattaaacataaaaaaaataaataaacataaaaaatcTAACAATGTAAGTAATTATgaaatacatataaaaaaggaaaacCTACAACAATATCTCACCATCTCAAACaaaattcaaaataaatcaaTTCTAATTACCgagaaaaaaagaaaaacaaataaaGGGAACCTAACTAATGGTATGAATGAtagtttaaaaaaaaagcaaaaaatatga